The following nucleotide sequence is from Dialister pneumosintes.
TTTCTAAGCAACCATATACCTACTTGCATAAAAAATAACTCTTCAAAAGCAAGTCTATATCTCGCCTGTCTATACAGCCCCCAATCCTTAGGAAAATGCATAGATTTTATTGCTTGTTTTCTTCCCATTAAATGATATTTAATAAGGACTTGCTCCGGTAAGTTTTCAACAAGTCCCGAAACATTTTCTAATGCATTCACAATAAATTTTTGCATCTGAACTAATCGAATTCCTTCTGTAAGTGGATATACGGGTACTAGTTTTTGAAAAGATTTTATTTCTCTTGGCGATACCATTTCCACTTCTGCATTGCTAATCTGATATTTGGTATATTGATATTCTACTTTACCGTATGCTAATACCCACTGTGATTTTTCAAAAGATTGTTTTTTCCACGGCTGATTAAAATAATTTAAATTAATAGCCCCCTGACCGTCACTTATAACAATCGTTATTAAAGACAATCTAGATCTAAGTTTTGTTTCTCTGATATCAATAATTTTTCCATATACAACTACTTCTTTATCGACTTCCAATGCATCCATAGGCGTAATACGTGTCCAATCCTGATATTTTCTGGGATAAAATGAAATTAAATCTTCAACAGTATTAATACCTAGTCGCTGAAGTTTTTCTTCCATTCTTTTTCCAATACCTTTCACGACTGTAACCTTATCTGAGATTTTCATATAAACTCCTATCGAATCTACACGATTTTACTTATATATATCAAATTTATCCCCATTATTTTTTTATTTATGCTTTCTATTATTATAATTCGACTAATTATCTAAAGACAAATGCTTGCTACTACTCATATTTTATGCTATATTATGGTTATTGCAATCGAGAAACAACAGAGGATATACAAGATCTACAAGGAGGTATTCGATATGTCTAGTTATTGTGAAGTCTGTGGGAAAGGTACTTCTACAGGAATGAATATTTCTCACTCTCACGTAAAAACCAAGAGAACTTGGCACCCAAATATCCACAAGATTCGTGCTAAAGTTGATGGTGAAATCAAGAGACTGAATGTTTGCACCCGTTGCATCCGTTCCGGAAAAGTTGACAGAACTTTATAATAAAAACCGACAATTGTCGGTTTTTTTATTGAAAAAAAAGACTTTCTTGAAGAAAGTCTTTTTATAATTTATCTGCAAAATTTTTGATAATAACGATAGGAGTTTTCTCACTGGCATTGCCAAAAGGATTATGAATTAAAATCTTTGAAATCTTTTTTGGATTAATCCCTTTACTATGGCCTAAAATAGCCGCTCTTTTTAAATCATTAACATCAGCAATAACTGCTCCATATGCACCTGTCTCTCTAGTAATTTCTTCACAAAGTTCATTTGTATCTGCCGGTCCATAAACAATAGCCTTATCATAAGGAGGCATAGTTCCGGTTACATCATCACAAAGCGATGCTTGCCTGCAATGTGCATAAAACACTCCATTCTTACCTGCAAGTTTACAAAAGAAACCCGCAATAAACCAAAAAAGCATGCGCCATTCACCTTCTTCTTCCATGGCGGCTTGCATCCCATATATACTCGCCATAGACCCTGCCCCCGGCACAAAACGATTCATTAAACGTGCTTGCCAAGAAGGTTTTAATTCTTCAGGCCGAACATATCGATTTTGTGTAATAGCCACTACAGATTCCGCAGTACATATAATATCTCTATCTGTAATTTGACCGGAATATTCCTTTATTACATCAACAATATCATCATTATGAGTAAGTATACGTGTACGTACCGGTACTAATTCTAAGTCTGCCATTATGGTCTTCCTCCTGCGGTGAAGTTATACAGTGCCATTCTCATTTCATCACTTGTTAAATAAATGCGTTCTTTAGCATAATACCAGTCACTTCGACCTACCGCTTGATAAATAACATCTACAGGTATATCGGGTATCCCATCAAGATCTCGTAAAATATTGCCGGATTTTCCTGTAATAAATAATTTAATTTGTAAGGTAATAGTTTCTTTTTTAGGAACTATTACCGCTTCCCAATAATTATCTTCACGAGGAGAATTAATATCCATAGTCAATATATGTGTATCTACTTTATTATATTGCTCACAAGGAAGATAAACACGTGAAAAAACATCCATCAAAGTACCATTCTGTTTCCCTATATTTCGAATAGGAACAGTTGTTGAAAACACGACCGTTCCAAGTTCCATCTGTTCTACAGTTAGAGGAGTCATTTTTCCTGTATATATACGAAAAGCACAATCCCCTTGCTTCCAACACAACCCCCAATACAACAAAAAACACATGCAAATTATAAAAATTAAAGCTGCTGCCAGTTCTAAAACAATTCCCATTCTTATATCTCCTCTTCTTACAGATTAATTTCTTCTATATTCGCATCTGTTCCAAATAAATTTTTAACTAACGGCTCAGCTATGCTGACATCCGATGTAAAATAAAATTTTTTCTGTCCGGTAGAAGAAGCATGGGCTTCTTTTTTTAATAAAGCTTGCATTCCATATTCTACCGTCGCTTGTGCAGGATCCCAAAACTTTGCCTTTGGCAAATATTTCTTTAATGATGATAAAACCAGTGGATAATGAGTACATGCTAAAAAAGCCATTTCTGTATTTTGTGCCTGATGCTTTGACACTTCTTTTTTTATTATGGCATCTACTTCTCTTTCGGATGCTCCCATTTCTATTGCATGTGCCAATGTAGGTAAACCGATTTCATGAATTATTATATTCGGATATTGTTTTTCAATTATATATTTATGTTTATGTGTGTTAATAGTTGCAGGTGTTGCTAAAACTGTTACTTCTTCCATCTCCTCTAAACAAGGGATTTTTAAACTCATCGGTATAACAGGTATATCTTCCTCATAAAAAGAGGATGGTGTATTAAATGAAATCGTATTACATCCTATAATAAGCATTTTTATATTTTGTTGTAATAAAAATTGCTTTAAACGTTCTGCATATAAAGCAATATTTTCCGGTGAAAGGCTTCCATAAGGATTATGTAAAGTATCTCCAATAAATATAATTCCTTCCAAGGGATAGTTTTCCTTAATATATTTAGCTACAGTAAGCCCTCCAACACCTGAGTCCATAATTCCAATGAATCGATTGTCCATTATTCTCGATCCCCTTTGGAAATCTCCTTCAATTTTTGTATTTTCGCCTCAGAAAGTCTAATAAGTTTTCCTGTTTCAATGCTAGAATTTGCTCCAACGGTACGTGCTTCACTCAATAATTCATCTGTAATATCATTATAAATTTTATATTCAAAAATCATTTTTACTCTATCAATTTTACGTAAGTAAATATCTATACGAATCAAATCGTCATTATAAGCCGACTTTATATACTTAATTTGCAAATCAAGAATCGGAAATACGATTCCATTATCCATTAAATCATTTAATAAAATCCCACCGGCTCTTAAATATTCAATACGTGCTTCTTCCATCCAACGAAGATAATTGGCATGGTGCACCACTTTCATTCCATCTGTTTCATAAAAAGGAACACGTCTTTTTAATGTATACATACTTTTCCCTCCATGTCCTATTTATTTTACTACAGGCAATTTAAATGTTCAAAAAAATAATACTAAAAGGAACTATAGATAGAGTTCCTTTTAGTATTATAAAAACTTTATTTATCTGTTTTAGAAGCGCTACTTTTTAATTGACTCTTAGTTTTTTTACTGTCTATTTCTTGATATAAATCAGCTCTTTCTTCCACCTTATCACAAAAGTCTTCTACGGTTTGCTTTAAAGTCTCTCCTGCCATAGTCGCTTTGTTCTTAATCTTATCAGAAACTTCCGCAGCTTTAGCAGCTACTTCTTCCGATTTTTTACATACATCTTGACGAACAGATTCTGCCTGCTGTTTTGCTAACTGTATTTGCTCTAATGCTATATGTTTAGCTTTCTCAGAGCGTAATCGAGCCTCTGTTTCTTTTACTTTAGCTTCCGCTTTTAATGCTGCTGCTTTTGCCTTCATTAACTCTAAATTAAGTGAAGCTTGTTCTTTTATGAACTTAGCCTGCATAATAGCTTCTTCAGAAAGTTTTTTTACATTCTTTTTAGCTGCTATTTTAAACTCTTCTGTCGCTTTTTGTGCAGTTTCTTCTGCCACCTCTCTAGCAGCTATAGCACGAAACCTAGCCGTATTAATTTGCTCTTCGGTTACACCTACTTTTTTTGCTGTTTCTACAGTTTCTTCCCTTACGTGAGTGATTGCTTGTACTAAATTCTCAGTGAATTCATTAAAGAGTTGATGCGCTTTTACAGGATAAAAACTTTCAATTGACTGCTTAAATTCCTCAATAAAATCCTTTTTTTCATCACCTAACGGAATATCTTTATTAGGATTATCTTGTATTTCATTAATAACCTCTTGCCCTTCTTCTTTCTGCACTTCAAATACGGCAATATAAGGTTTCAAATTATCAGGTTGACCATCTTTAATCCAACGCTGTGCAGCTTTTCCCACTCCATAAGTTACAGAAATAGCAATTGGCATCTGTACAAAAGGCAGTGGTAATAAAGTTGCGACTAAATTACCAAAAACGGTTCCTCCTAGAGCACCTAAAAATGCCAACACTGATTTACGTGCAATTTTCTCCCCATAAATATCTGCAATCTTAGATATCATATATACTTCATTAGCAATTAATGCTACCGTCCCTAAAAAGGGAGTTATTACAATAACGCCTGCACGAGCAGCTCCCCATTTTATTAGAGCTTCTGCGTCCTTATCTCTGTTATCAATAACTTCTACTTCGACTTCCGGAAGAGAGACATCTAAAGAATCGACTGCTAAAGATTCCGATCTTTTATCTTCATTAGCCAAAACATCCGTCAATGCCGCATCTTCTGTTGATTTAACTATTGGAGTTGTTTCTACCGAGATTTCCATTTTTTGATCTTCCATAGTAATACCTCCTTAGTACTCTATTTTTATATTGATTACATTATATATGAAATATATTATAAGTTCCATTCATATGATGATTATCAATTTTTTACCAAGAAGTAAGTCCTCCATCTACCATTACTATGCTCCCGGTCATGAAAGAAGCTTTACCCGATATGAGAAAAGCAATAACTTCTCCGGCTTCTTCCGGTTTACCTATTCGCATCATAGGATAAATAGATGCAGTTTCTTCTTCATTGCCACCATATACCTTAAATTGTTTCTCAAGTAAAGGTGTCTTAATATCCCCTAAACAAACGCTATTTACCCTGATATTATCCACAGCTAATTCTAAAGCTGCTGATTTTACAAAAGCATTAATCGCACCTTTTGTTGCACCATATAAACTGCCCTGAATATTCCCCTGCACTGCCGCATCAGAAGATACAACAACAATACTTCCGCCTAAGTGACGAAGATAGGGAATACTCTCTCTAATAGTAGCTATTACACCAAAAGTATTGACTTTAAATAAAGCTTCCATATCTTCATCCGTAATATTTTCAATTAGTCCTTCTTTAT
It contains:
- the rpmB gene encoding 50S ribosomal protein L28 codes for the protein MSSYCEVCGKGTSTGMNISHSHVKTKRTWHPNIHKIRAKVDGEIKRLNVCTRCIRSGKVDRTL
- a CDS encoding coenzyme F420-0:L-glutamate ligase translates to MADLELVPVRTRILTHNDDIVDVIKEYSGQITDRDIICTAESVVAITQNRYVRPEELKPSWQARLMNRFVPGAGSMASIYGMQAAMEEEGEWRMLFWFIAGFFCKLAGKNGVFYAHCRQASLCDDVTGTMPPYDKAIVYGPADTNELCEEITRETGAYGAVIADVNDLKRAAILGHSKGINPKKISKILIHNPFGNASEKTPIVIIKNFADKL
- a CDS encoding glutamate racemase, with the translated sequence MDNRFIGIMDSGVGGLTVAKYIKENYPLEGIIFIGDTLHNPYGSLSPENIALYAERLKQFLLQQNIKMLIIGCNTISFNTPSSFYEEDIPVIPMSLKIPCLEEMEEVTVLATPATINTHKHKYIIEKQYPNIIIHEIGLPTLAHAIEMGASEREVDAIIKKEVSKHQAQNTEMAFLACTHYPLVLSSLKKYLPKAKFWDPAQATVEYGMQALLKKEAHASSTGQKKFYFTSDVSIAEPLVKNLFGTDANIEEINL
- a CDS encoding acyl-CoA thioesterase, with protein sequence MYTLKRRVPFYETDGMKVVHHANYLRWMEEARIEYLRAGGILLNDLMDNGIVFPILDLQIKYIKSAYNDDLIRIDIYLRKIDRVKMIFEYKIYNDITDELLSEARTVGANSSIETGKLIRLSEAKIQKLKEISKGDRE
- a CDS encoding SDR family NAD(P)-dependent oxidoreductase, coding for MIYKSDLEKDMMTTTKRARCLVGRNILGNRKFMVKEQIEKRGYVIITGGTSGIGLAAAQCLQAIGYQSILLGRDKIRGLEAVKKVIGSTYLFCDVTDTLSIKKAINEASQLGNITGVVVAAGQYKEGLIENITDEDMEALFKVNTFGVIATIRESIPYLRHLGGSIVVVSSDAAVQGNIQGSLYGATKGAINAFVKSAALELAVDNIRVNSVCLGDIKTPLLEKQFKVYGGNEEETASIYPMMRIGKPEEAGEVIAFLISGKASFMTGSIVMVDGGLTSW